GCTTCGGAGCCGTACTTCCCCGGCCACGGCGACCCCCGCTACCGGGTGCACCGCTACGAGCTGTCCCTCGACTACCGCCCCGGTCCCAACCGCCTCGCGGGTCACGCCCGCATCAGCGCCATAGCGGGCCGGGCCCCGCTCACCGAGTTCCATCTCAACCTCGAGGGCTTCAGGCTCGGCAAGGTGCTCGTCGACGGCCGGCAGCCGCGCTACACGCACCGTGGCGGCAAGCTCCGGATCCGGCCCGTCAAGCCGCTGCGGGCCGGGGCCGCGTTCACGGTGGAGGTGCACTGGTCGGGCAACCCGAAGCCGGTCAACAGCCCCTGGGGCGGGCTCGGCTGGGAGGAGCTGTCGGACGGCGCGCTCGTCGCCAGCCAGCCCGTCGGGGCGCCGTCCTGGTTCCCGTGCAACGACCGGCCCGACGACAAGGCCGCGTACCAGATCTCCCTCACGGTCCCCTCGCCGTACACGGTGGTCGTCGGCGGGCGCCTGCTCACGCGCACGACGAAGTCGTCGACGACGACCTGGGTGTACGAGCAGCAGGCACCGACGCCGAGCTATCTCGTGGGCCTCTCGATCGGCATGTACCAGACGGTCCTGCTGGGCGAGCCGGGGCTCGGCGGTGTGCCGCAGAGCGCGTACGTGCCCGTACGTCTGCTGTCGGAGTTCTCGCGGGACTTCGCCCGGCAGCCCGAGATGATGCGGCTCTTCGAGGACCTCTTCGGGCCCTATCCCTTCGGTGAGTACGCCGTCGTCGTGGCCGACGAGGACTTCGACGTCCCGGTCGAGGCGCAGGGACTCTCCCTGTTCGGCGCGAATCACGTGGACGGCGCGCGGGGCTGGGAGCGGCTCGTCGCGCACGAGCTGGCCCACCAGTGGTTCGGCAACAGCCTCACCATCGCCGACTGGCGGGACATCTGGCTGAACGAGGGCTTCGCCAAATACGCGGAGTGGCTGTGGTCGGAGCGCTCGGGCGGCCGATCCACGCAGGAACTGGCCGCCGCCGCGCACCGCGAGCTGTCCGTGCTCCCGCAGGATCTGCTGCTCGCCGACCCCGGCCGCAAGTCGCTGTTCGACGACCAGGTCTACGAGCGCGGCGGGCTCACCGTGCACGCGATCCGGTGCGCGCTGGGCGACGAGCCGTTCTTCCGCATGGTGCGCGACTGGGTCTCGGCGCACCGGCACGGCGTGGTCACGACGGAGGCGTTCACGGCGCACGTCGCCCGGTACGCGGCGGCGCCGGTCGGCGACCTCTTGACGGCGTGGCTGCGCCGCAGGCCTCTTCCGCCGCTCCCGGCACCTCTCGTCCCCTACAGGTAAGGATTGCCCCGTGGCTGACGGAACACCACGCTTCCCCCTGGATCCCACGCCCGTCCACGTGCCCGACGCCGTCCTGGACGACCTGCGCCGGCGCCTCGACATGACGCGCTGGCCCGACGACGTGGGGAACGGCGACTGGTTCTACGGGGTCGACCGCTCCTACCTCCAGGAGCTGGCCGAGTACTGGCTGCACAGCTACGACTGGCGCAAGGCCGAAGCCGCGATCAACGCCTACGAGCACTACCAGGTGCGCGTGGACGGTGTCCCTGTGCATTTCATGCGCAGGCCCGGAGCCGGCCCGAACCCCACGCCGCTGATCCTCACCCACGGCTGGCCCTGGACCTTCTGGCACTGGTCCAAGGTCGTCGACCCGCTCGCCGACCCCGCGGCCTTCGGCGGGGACCCGGCCGACGCGTTCGACGTCATCGTCCCGTCCCTGCCCGGCTTCGGCTTCTCGGCGCCGCTGCGAGACCACCCCGACATGAACTTCTGGAAGGTCGCCGACCTCTGGCACACCCTCATGACCGACACTCTCGGCCACACCCGGTACGCCGCCGGCGGCTGCGACATCGGCGCCCTGGTCACCGGTCAGCTCGGCCACAAGTACGCGGACGAACTCCTGGGCATCCACATCGGATCGGGCCTGAAACTGGACTTCTTCACCGGCGACCGCGCCTGGGACTTCAGTGGCGGCCGGCCCATCCCCGACGGACTGCCCGACGACATCCAGGCCGGGATCCTGACCTTGGACCGCCGCTTCGCCTCCCACCTGGCCGTGCACGTCCTCGACCCCAGCACGCTCGCCTACGGCCTGAGCGACTCGCCCGTCGGGCTGCTCGCCTGGATCCTGGAGCGCTGGGTCAGCTGGAGCGACCACCACGGCGACATCGAGACCGTCTTCACGAAGGACGACCTGCTCACCCACGCCACGATCTTCTGGGCCGGCAACACGATCGGCACGTCGACGCGGTACTACGCGAACGCCAACCGCTACCCGTGGACGCCCGCCCACACCCGCACGCCCGTCGTCGAGGCCCCCACCGGGCTGACCTTCGTGGGCCACGAGAACCCGCCCGGCGT
The DNA window shown above is from Streptomyces sp. NBC_01445 and carries:
- a CDS encoding epoxide hydrolase family protein, which produces MADGTPRFPLDPTPVHVPDAVLDDLRRRLDMTRWPDDVGNGDWFYGVDRSYLQELAEYWLHSYDWRKAEAAINAYEHYQVRVDGVPVHFMRRPGAGPNPTPLILTHGWPWTFWHWSKVVDPLADPAAFGGDPADAFDVIVPSLPGFGFSAPLRDHPDMNFWKVADLWHTLMTDTLGHTRYAAGGCDIGALVTGQLGHKYADELLGIHIGSGLKLDFFTGDRAWDFSGGRPIPDGLPDDIQAGILTLDRRFASHLAVHVLDPSTLAYGLSDSPVGLLAWILERWVSWSDHHGDIETVFTKDDLLTHATIFWAGNTIGTSTRYYANANRYPWTPAHTRTPVVEAPTGLTFVGHENPPGVTTAQQRVDNWLASDRADWYHHVNVNAHDAGGHFIPWEVPGAWVDDLRRTFRGRR
- a CDS encoding M1 family metallopeptidase translates to MSGQTAASEPYFPGHGDPRYRVHRYELSLDYRPGPNRLAGHARISAIAGRAPLTEFHLNLEGFRLGKVLVDGRQPRYTHRGGKLRIRPVKPLRAGAAFTVEVHWSGNPKPVNSPWGGLGWEELSDGALVASQPVGAPSWFPCNDRPDDKAAYQISLTVPSPYTVVVGGRLLTRTTKSSTTTWVYEQQAPTPSYLVGLSIGMYQTVLLGEPGLGGVPQSAYVPVRLLSEFSRDFARQPEMMRLFEDLFGPYPFGEYAVVVADEDFDVPVEAQGLSLFGANHVDGARGWERLVAHELAHQWFGNSLTIADWRDIWLNEGFAKYAEWLWSERSGGRSTQELAAAAHRELSVLPQDLLLADPGRKSLFDDQVYERGGLTVHAIRCALGDEPFFRMVRDWVSAHRHGVVTTEAFTAHVARYAAAPVGDLLTAWLRRRPLPPLPAPLVPYR